Proteins encoded within one genomic window of Chthonomonas sp.:
- the gmd gene encoding GDP-mannose 4,6-dehydratase: protein MKTALITGITGQDGAYLAEMLLNKGYAVHGIKRRTSLFNTQRIDHLYHDRHDDGPPLRLHYGDLTDSTSLIRIIQEVKPDEIYNLGAQSHVKVSFEEPEYTANSDAIGTLRILEAVRILGMQDSVRFYQASTSELYGLVQEIPQKETTPFYPRSPYAVAKMYGYWITVNYREAYGMYACNGILFNHESPLRGETFVTRKVTRAAARIAVGLQSKLYLGNLNALRDWGHARDYVEAMWLMLQQDVPDDFVVATGVQHSIRELCEVAFSQVGIELEWDGQDERETGRDRKTGNVVIAVDPAYYRPTEVETLLGDPTKAKIKLGWTPKVTFRGLIEEMVDADLETAKRDALVQKEGFKVYQSAEEGR from the coding sequence ATGAAGACAGCTCTTATCACTGGAATTACCGGACAGGACGGCGCATACCTGGCAGAGATGCTCCTGAACAAGGGGTACGCCGTGCACGGAATCAAGCGTCGTACGTCGCTGTTCAACACCCAGCGCATCGACCATTTGTATCACGACCGGCACGATGACGGCCCCCCGTTGCGGCTTCACTACGGAGACTTGACCGACTCGACCTCGCTTATCCGCATCATCCAAGAGGTCAAGCCGGACGAGATCTACAACCTGGGTGCCCAGAGTCACGTCAAGGTGAGTTTCGAGGAACCCGAATACACCGCCAACTCGGACGCCATCGGTACGCTGCGCATCCTGGAAGCGGTTCGCATCCTAGGCATGCAGGATTCGGTGCGGTTCTACCAGGCTTCGACGAGCGAACTGTATGGCTTGGTCCAAGAGATCCCGCAGAAGGAGACCACTCCGTTCTATCCGCGATCGCCGTACGCCGTGGCCAAGATGTACGGCTATTGGATCACGGTCAACTACCGCGAGGCATACGGAATGTATGCCTGCAACGGAATCCTCTTCAATCACGAGTCCCCCCTGCGCGGCGAGACCTTCGTCACGCGCAAGGTCACTCGGGCAGCAGCGCGCATCGCTGTGGGACTGCAAAGCAAGCTGTACCTTGGCAATCTGAACGCTTTGCGCGACTGGGGCCATGCTCGCGACTACGTCGAAGCGATGTGGCTGATGCTGCAGCAGGACGTCCCTGATGACTTCGTCGTCGCGACGGGCGTCCAGCACTCGATCCGCGAACTGTGCGAAGTCGCATTTAGTCAGGTGGGTATCGAACTGGAATGGGACGGCCAGGACGAGCGAGAAACGGGCCGCGACCGCAAGACCGGGAACGTGGTCATCGCCGTCGATCCGGCGTACTACCGACCGACGGAAGTCGAGACCCTGCTTGGTGACCCGACCAAAGCGAAGATCAAGCTGGGATGGACCCCAAAGGTCACCTTCCGAGGACTGATCGAAGAGATGGTGGATGCCGACCTCGAGACGGCAAAGCGCGATGCGCTCGTCCAAAAAGAGGGATTCAAGGTTTATCAGAGTGCTGAAGAAGGACGCTAA
- a CDS encoding GDP-L-fucose synthase: MRSSKKRDSRFIRVLKKDAKIFVAGHRGLVGSAIVRALRARGCTNIVTKTRQELDLESQSAVNDFLAAEKPDWIVMAAAKVGGIGANSTYPADFIGLNLVMECNLIWGAHLAEVPNFCFLGSSCIYPRETKQPIPEEALLTGKPEPTNAPYAVAKIAGLVMCESIRKQHGRNYFTCMPPNVYGPGDNYDLQTSHVLPALIRKFHEAKIAGNTPVTCWGTGSPRREFLFSDDVASAIVFLMDHDNVPDMVNIGVGTSISIRELAETVQRVIGHDGEIVWDSSKPDGFPEKTNDVGRLFGLGWRPQHSLEEGIGLAYQAYLELNALAR; this comes from the coding sequence ATGCGCTCGTCCAAAAAGAGGGATTCAAGGTTTATCAGAGTGCTGAAGAAGGACGCTAAGATCTTCGTCGCGGGGCATCGGGGGTTGGTCGGTTCGGCCATCGTCCGCGCTCTTCGGGCACGAGGCTGCACGAACATCGTCACCAAGACCCGGCAAGAGCTAGACCTCGAAAGCCAATCGGCGGTGAACGACTTCCTTGCCGCCGAGAAGCCGGACTGGATCGTCATGGCCGCGGCTAAAGTGGGTGGCATTGGCGCGAACTCGACCTATCCCGCCGACTTTATCGGGCTGAACTTGGTGATGGAGTGCAACCTGATCTGGGGCGCACACCTGGCCGAGGTGCCCAACTTCTGCTTCCTAGGTTCGAGTTGCATCTACCCGCGCGAAACCAAGCAGCCAATCCCCGAAGAGGCGCTGCTGACTGGCAAGCCCGAGCCCACCAATGCACCCTACGCGGTCGCAAAGATCGCGGGTCTGGTGATGTGCGAATCGATCCGCAAGCAGCACGGACGGAACTATTTTACGTGCATGCCTCCGAACGTCTACGGGCCCGGCGACAACTACGATTTGCAGACGAGCCACGTGCTACCTGCGCTGATCCGCAAGTTCCATGAGGCCAAGATAGCGGGCAACACGCCCGTTACGTGCTGGGGGACCGGCTCGCCCCGGCGCGAATTCCTCTTCAGCGATGATGTGGCCTCGGCGATCGTCTTCCTCATGGACCACGACAACGTGCCTGACATGGTCAACATCGGGGTCGGAACCTCGATCTCCATCCGCGAACTGGCGGAGACCGTTCAGCGCGTGATCGGTCACGATGGCGAGATTGTGTGGGATTCATCGAAGCCGGACGGTTTTCCGGAGAAGACCAATGACGTTGGACGACTTTTCGGTCTAGGCTGGAGGCCGCAGCACTCGCTCGAAGAGGGCATCGGTTTGGCCTACCAAGCCTATCTTGAGTTGAACGCGCTCGCTCGGTAA